In Carya illinoinensis cultivar Pawnee chromosome 7, C.illinoinensisPawnee_v1, whole genome shotgun sequence, the following are encoded in one genomic region:
- the LOC122317107 gene encoding protein VAPYRIN-LIKE-like produces MDRLVKPDVKEVDLAFKRGQKCTTTFRLTNLMHTMAVGVSLNTTNPSVFSFSQQFSVIPPLSSSSYSLVFSQTSDQPPLSSPPDVITVRSSMLPTGKAHQDDLRRLFAKPGPHVFRDASIPINLVGSHVAEFLISHHAQIPETDVFLNKALSGCTDPQLADLLRAAVVYRSANLVNDLIDAGADVNDKDSNGRSMIGLAIRAADLVILKVLIASGCKIDNSVDRVLHEAAAINSVDFMEVLFAGFGDIDVNSVDSDGRTPIHVAAVRGFVEAIRFCVRVGGKVDVLDCNGWSPLHYAAAEGHLDAAECLLEYSNAKYALNNDRKTAFALAVENGHLHMLDLLRLGDVLQRAARVDDIHGLKSCLAQGANVNGRDQNGWTPLHRAAFKGRIECVKVLLNHGAHVDVVDDAGYTPLQFAVEAGHVQVALLLVTRGAEAKMKSFKGVVPSELDCFKNHPSLVQPQCNEQERA; encoded by the coding sequence ATGGACAGACTGGTGAAGCCTGACGTGAAAGAGGTTGACTTGGCCTTCAAGCGAGGCCAAAAGTGCACCACCACGTTTCGGCTGACCAACCTAATGCACACCATGGCCGTGGGGGTATCCCTAAACACCACGAACCCCTCCGTCTTCTCTTTCTCCCAGCAATTCTCTGTAATCCCACCTCTCTCTTCCTCATCGTATTCCCTCGTATTCTCTCAGACTTCCGATCAACCCCCTCTCTCTTCCCCTCCTGATGTCATCACCGTCCGATCCTCCATGCTTCCCACCGGCAAAGCCCACCAGGACGATCTCCGCCGTCTGTTTGCCAAACCTGGACCCCACGTTTTCCGTGACGCTAGCATACCCATCAACCTTGTGGGTTCCCATGTTGCCGAATTCCTTATTTCCCACCATGCCCAGATCCCAGAGACCGATGTATTTCTCAACAAAGCACTTTCTGGGTGTACCGACCCACAGCTCGCAGACTTGCTTAGAGCCGCAGTAGTATATCGTTCTGCAAATTTGGTTAACGATTTAATTGATGCTGGTGCTGATGTGAATGATAAGGATTCAAATGGACGGTCCATGATTGGATTGGCTATTCGTGCTGCTGATCTTGTTATTTTGAAGGTATTGATAGCTTCTGGTTGTAAAATTGACAATTCCGTTGACAGAGTTTTGCACGAGGCGGCGGCGATAAATAGTGTGGATTTTATGGAGGTTTTGTTTGCAGGGTTTGGAGATATTGATGTGAATTCCGTTGACTCGGATGGCCGGACGCCGATCCATGTGGCTGCGGTCAGGGGTTTCGTTGAGGCGATAAGGTTTTGCGTGCGTGTTGGTGGGAAAGTTGATGTCTTGGATTGTAATGGCTGGAGTCCACTGCACTATGCCGCGGCGGAAGGGCATTTGGACGCAGCGGAGTGTTTGCTGGAATACTCAAATGCCAAGTATGCGCTGAATAACGACCGGAAGACTGCTTTTGCGCTTGCCGTGGAAAATGGGCATTTGCATATGCTGGATTTGTTGCGTTTGGGTGATGTGTTGCAAAGGGCGGCGAGGGTTGATGATATTCATGGACTGAAGAGTTGTCTTGCGCAAGGGGCAAACGTGAATGGAAGGGATCAGAATGGTTGGACGCCTCTGCATCGGGCTGCATTCAAGGGTAGGATTGAGTGTGTGAAAGTGTTGCTTAACCATGGTGCGCATGTTGATGTCGTTGATGATGCTGGATACACGCCGCTGCAGTTTGCGGTCGAGGCAGGGCATGTGCAGGTTGCATTGCTGTTGGTTACTCGTGGAGCTGAAGCAAAAATGAAGAGTTTCAAAGGTGTGGTTCCTTCGGAATTGGATTGTTTCAAGAATCATCCCTCTCTTGTTCAACCTCAGTGTAATGAGCAAGAACGAGCTTGA